A stretch of the Halorussus salinus genome encodes the following:
- a CDS encoding integrase, whose product MKYMRGDSVRKGSMNEPIHAYLHTYYEDVKELYRNNIYRLGI is encoded by the coding sequence ATGAAGTACATGCGCGGTGATTCGGTGCGGAAGGGGTCGATGAACGAGCCGATTCACGCGTATCTGCACACGTACTACGAGGACGTGAAGGAGTTGTACCGGAACAACATCTACCGACTGGGCATCTGA
- a CDS encoding DUF7119 family protein yields the protein MSEDGRGDRTGDAPGGESSGSGRESSGSGRNSSDEERPTPPTDREEPVGQPVVRGDAAVAGQAAERAKAFDPTDPESVAEAAETVASFAANTAGAEDNVFMLRGAAACAALVRGEGSYKAAAERAGGDVTVAFIRKWARVHDLPQSIRRYVAMGQVAPTAAKHIARVGGEDRFELAWAVLDGDLTVREVRSVASSVNAGTPVEEALSDHGVRPGRVTLSLPSETYRELRRAAAMEGKDPEEVVAEALDEKFS from the coding sequence ATGAGCGAAGACGGACGCGGGGACCGAACCGGGGACGCGCCCGGAGGCGAGTCGTCCGGGAGCGGTCGGGAGTCGTCCGGGAGCGGCCGGAACTCCTCGGACGAGGAGCGCCCGACGCCGCCGACCGACCGCGAGGAGCCGGTCGGCCAGCCAGTCGTGCGCGGCGACGCCGCCGTCGCGGGGCAGGCCGCCGAGCGGGCCAAGGCCTTCGACCCAACCGACCCCGAGAGCGTCGCGGAGGCCGCCGAGACGGTCGCGTCCTTCGCGGCAAACACTGCCGGAGCCGAGGACAACGTGTTCATGCTCCGGGGCGCGGCCGCCTGCGCGGCGCTGGTGCGCGGGGAAGGCTCGTACAAGGCGGCCGCCGAGCGCGCGGGCGGCGACGTGACGGTCGCGTTCATCCGCAAGTGGGCGCGGGTCCACGACCTGCCACAGTCCATCCGGCGCTACGTGGCGATGGGACAGGTCGCGCCGACCGCCGCCAAGCACATCGCGCGGGTCGGCGGCGAGGACCGCTTCGAACTCGCGTGGGCCGTCCTCGATGGTGACCTGACCGTCCGGGAGGTCCGGTCGGTCGCCAGTTCGGTCAACGCCGGGACGCCGGTCGAGGAGGCCCTGTCGGACCACGGCGTTCGTCCCGGCCGCGTCACGCTTTCGCTCCCCTCTGAGACCTACCGGGAACTGCGCCGCGCCGCGGCGATGGAGGGCAAAGACCCCGAGGAGGTCGTCGCCGAGGCGCTGGACGAGAAGTTCTCGTGA